The following is a genomic window from Pectobacterium carotovorum.
CGGAGCAAGCGGTGCAAAAGGCGTTGCGTATCATCAGGGAACAGACAACCTTGATTATCATCGCGCACCGACTTTCCACCATCGTTGAAGCCGACACGATCATGGTGCTCCATCATGGGCAAACCGTCGAACGGGGAACGCATGAGCAGCTGCTGCAACAGCAGGGGCGCTATTATCAGATGTATCAATTGCAGCTGGCTGGAGAGGATCTTGCTGCCACCAGCACCGAGCCTTGCATTGTCTGACTCGATTAGCCGTTATTCTGTGGTCTGCACCGCCTTGAGTGGTGCAGACTGACAGTCTGCTCACGGCTTCGCACCATCAGTAAGCATCGTGATTCCGGTTTTTACCCGCACTGCACTGAAAACACCCCTTGCGCACTAAAATAGTGCAATTATTGCCCAGATCTTCCTGCATTTCTTTCCCGTTGTGTTGGCTTTTTGTCCTTTCTCATCTTTAAACACGTTCTCTTTCCTGATTTATGCCAGATAAATCATTTATGGCACACCCTTTGCTTTAGTCATGACGTAGACCTACTTCATAGAGCGCGTAATCGAACAAGTGACGGGCGAAAGCCTGAACGTAATGGCTAGGGGGAAGATAAATGAAACTGGTTACTGTGGTGATAAAACCATTCAAGCTGGAAGATGTACGTGAAGCGTTATCTTCTGTCGGCATCCAGGGGCTCACCGTCACTGAGGTGAAAGGATTTGGTCGTCAGAAAGGGCACGCGGAACTATACCGTGGTGCAGAATACAGCGTTAACTTTTTACCCAAGGTAAAAATTGATATCGCGATTGCAGACGACCAACTGGACGAAGTGATCGATGTTATCAGTAAAGCCGCGTACACCGGAAAAATTGGTGATGGCAAAATTTTTGTCGCCGAGCTGCAAAGGGTTATCCGTATTCGTACGGGTGAAACTGACGAAGCCGCACTTTAACAACACCTAGCGTAGATACGTAAATAGGGATGGATGAAAATGAAAAAACGACTCTCTTCATTAGGTCTCGGTGTGGCGGCATTACTCCCGTCCTGGGCAATG
Proteins encoded in this region:
- the glnK gene encoding P-II family nitrogen regulator; this translates as MKLVTVVIKPFKLEDVREALSSVGIQGLTVTEVKGFGRQKGHAELYRGAEYSVNFLPKVKIDIAIADDQLDEVIDVISKAAYTGKIGDGKIFVAELQRVIRIRTGETDEAAL